The proteins below come from a single Faecalibaculum rodentium genomic window:
- a CDS encoding glycoside hydrolase family 32 protein, with protein MDLRPNGLCQHNGLYHIFHQYTPAQDLGLHKSWGHYVTRDWKHFADPGTLMCPDSEIDKDGCYSGGGFSHNGILHLFYTGNILHDGDFDYINEGRGHYTNTLHSADGIHFSEKKVLLRNEDYPDALSCHVRDPKVSDIDGRLYMVIGARIRDSRGCALVYECSRDNLEDLTFRQVIRTPEGFGYMWECPVLFKLDQQVFLLCCPQGVAQDGYKYENVYQNGVFRLTPDAEYGNPETAEGWIYSLTMPRQLSVKNGRICQYPIHEILDLRTESQTVSLEPGRPVYPESRSFVLETADIQNRPFEMVIRQDVSLRYAHGVVTMEFLRNGDGRTSRHIDLQGRPLESLDVFSDSSSLEIFLNEGEEAFTTRIYSTGQPSLSCSIPLTGTLSVMDAIRIDWKPALGTESCEAAIQALQGPQTASVLKSGTAPESVNRRPAASRKQVPPASVQQASPGSGSAAHKLTV; from the coding sequence CTGGATCTCCGACCCAACGGGCTCTGTCAGCACAATGGCCTGTACCATATTTTCCATCAGTACACACCGGCACAGGACCTGGGGCTGCACAAGAGCTGGGGACATTATGTGACCAGGGACTGGAAACACTTCGCGGACCCGGGCACGCTCATGTGCCCGGACAGCGAAATCGACAAAGACGGCTGCTACTCCGGCGGCGGTTTCAGCCACAATGGGATCCTGCACCTGTTTTATACAGGGAACATCCTGCATGACGGTGACTTCGACTACATCAACGAGGGCCGCGGGCACTATACCAACACTCTGCACTCCGCAGACGGGATCCATTTCTCGGAGAAAAAGGTCCTGCTGCGAAATGAGGACTATCCCGACGCCCTTTCCTGTCATGTGCGGGACCCTAAGGTTTCGGACATTGACGGGCGCCTGTACATGGTGATCGGTGCCCGGATCCGGGACTCCCGCGGCTGCGCCCTGGTCTATGAATGCAGCCGGGACAATCTGGAAGATCTCACCTTCCGGCAGGTGATCCGCACTCCGGAAGGCTTCGGGTATATGTGGGAGTGCCCGGTGCTTTTCAAACTGGACCAGCAGGTTTTCCTGCTGTGCTGTCCGCAGGGCGTGGCGCAGGATGGATACAAGTATGAAAACGTATACCAGAACGGTGTCTTCCGGCTCACGCCGGATGCGGAATACGGCAATCCCGAGACAGCCGAGGGATGGATCTACTCTCTGACGATGCCGCGGCAGCTCTCAGTGAAAAACGGCCGCATCTGCCAGTATCCGATCCATGAGATTCTGGATCTGCGGACAGAATCACAGACCGTATCGCTGGAACCTGGCAGACCAGTGTATCCGGAAAGCCGCAGCTTCGTGCTGGAAACCGCAGATATTCAAAACCGGCCGTTTGAGATGGTCATCCGCCAGGATGTATCTCTCAGGTATGCCCATGGTGTGGTCACGATGGAGTTTCTCCGGAATGGGGACGGCCGTACCAGCCGGCACATCGATCTGCAGGGGCGTCCGCTGGAGAGTCTGGATGTCTTCAGCGATTCCAGTTCCCTGGAGATCTTCCTGAATGAAGGCGAAGAAGCCTTCACCACCCGGATCTACAGCACCGGACAGCCTTCCCTGTCCTGCTCGATTCCTCTGACAGGGACTCTGAGTGTCATGGATGCCATCCGGATCGACTGGAAGCCGGCACTGGGAACAGAATCCTGCGAAGCAGCCATCCAGGCGCTGCAGGGTCCGCAGACTGCCTCCGTGCTGAAATCCGGAACAGCCCCTGAGTCTGTGAACCGAAGACCCGCAGCATCCCGGAAGCAGGTTCCTCCTGCTTCTGTGCAGCAGGCTTCTCCCGGTTCCGGGTCTGCCGCACACAAGCTCACAGTCTGA
- a CDS encoding AraC family transcriptional regulator, producing MQEFIFSNDFYKSIELMVYTSGHEKCEPLHAYGPAVRSSFMFHYIHRGKGIYQVHDRTFHLEAGDMFLMIPGQRIFYQADENDPWEYSWIGLQGIKAEEYVKRSGLYETLVCSLEADSPITGIFERLQSALHQDNADLLFNACAWEFVYQLASLLPRQQKPAALTPDEYTEMILTYVEQNYERSITVQEIADHLALDRSYVHRIFKKRMNMSVKEYILSLRMADASSYLIHTDLPVSDIARSVGYDDVLYFSRLFRKKKGRSPSEYRKQKQQELADNAVLPDVTPARKTVPDKAEKKQASDQEAADKA from the coding sequence ATGCAGGAATTCATCTTTTCCAATGATTTTTACAAATCCATCGAACTCATGGTGTACACCTCGGGCCACGAAAAATGTGAGCCGCTTCATGCCTATGGACCCGCTGTGCGTTCTTCTTTCATGTTTCACTACATCCACAGAGGGAAGGGGATCTATCAGGTCCATGACCGGACGTTTCACCTGGAAGCCGGGGACATGTTTCTCATGATCCCTGGCCAGAGGATCTTCTATCAGGCGGATGAAAACGACCCCTGGGAATACTCCTGGATCGGGCTGCAGGGGATCAAGGCGGAGGAATACGTGAAGCGCAGCGGTCTGTATGAGACACTGGTGTGCTCTCTTGAGGCGGATTCGCCCATCACCGGCATTTTCGAACGGCTGCAGTCGGCTTTGCATCAGGACAATGCGGATCTGCTGTTCAACGCCTGTGCCTGGGAGTTTGTCTACCAGCTGGCCTCCCTGCTGCCACGGCAGCAGAAACCGGCAGCCCTGACACCCGATGAGTACACAGAGATGATCCTGACCTATGTGGAACAGAATTACGAGCGGTCCATCACCGTGCAGGAAATCGCAGACCACCTGGCGCTGGACCGCAGCTATGTGCATCGGATCTTCAAGAAGCGCATGAATATGTCCGTGAAGGAATACATCCTCTCGCTGCGCATGGCGGATGCCAGTTCCTATCTCATCCATACAGACTTGCCGGTGAGCGACATCGCCCGCTCCGTGGGATACGATGACGTTCTGTATTTTTCCCGGTTGTTCCGCAAAAAGAAGGGCCGTTCGCCTTCGGAATACCGGAAGCAGAAACAGCAGGAGCTGGCGGACAATGCCGTTCTGCCGGATGTGACGCCTGCCCGCAAGACCGTGCCTGACAAAGCGGAAAAGAAGCAGGCATCGGATCAGGAAGCTGCTGACAAAGCGTGA
- the ade gene encoding adenine deaminase — translation MKRIIEAALQDRPCDLVLKNARIVNVFTDQILEGDIGICGGRIAGIGSMEGKEETDLQGRFVLPGFIDAHLHIESSMVTPQALSPVLLSHGVATAVCDPHEIANACGLPGIRFMLDSAGLSRMDYRFTLPSSVPSCDFEVNGAGTLSARDMEPLLAHPRVAGLAEVMRIPDVLSARPEMMEKLAVFQSAGLVIDGHAPALSGHHLQAYKAAGIENDHEAMTAEEAIERLQNGFTLFIREGSGARNLEPLLGGLLNAHMPLTRCCFCTDDKHIEDILQEGTIDWCLRKAVSLGCPPVEAVKMATLNPAVHYHLKNKGAIAPGYEADLVVVDDLKDFRIHAVYRTGQPVTEPAAGPAVTGQLEDTVHLPAFTARDLEQALRKDQVIGLVDHELYTLNLPASSLTADDLASCSYVCAMERYGKTGEYACGLLKGFNLKGGALAASYGHDSHNIIAAGDSFEDLALAIHKLEEIHGGYVLVREGRIAATLPLDIGGVMSREDAQTVADAALRMKKLARDMGVLEGVDPFATLSFLSLPVIPEIRITPQGLYDVKKRRFLDRD, via the coding sequence ATGAAACGAATCATTGAAGCCGCACTGCAGGACAGACCCTGCGATCTGGTGCTGAAAAACGCCAGAATCGTGAATGTCTTCACCGACCAGATCCTGGAAGGAGACATCGGGATCTGCGGCGGCCGGATTGCCGGTATCGGCAGTATGGAAGGAAAGGAAGAAACCGACCTTCAGGGCCGCTTTGTACTCCCGGGATTCATCGACGCGCATCTGCACATAGAGAGTTCCATGGTGACGCCACAGGCTCTGTCACCAGTGCTGCTCAGTCACGGTGTGGCCACAGCCGTCTGCGATCCTCACGAAATCGCCAATGCCTGCGGGCTTCCGGGTATCCGGTTCATGCTCGACAGCGCCGGTCTGAGCCGGATGGACTACCGCTTCACGCTGCCCTCCAGCGTGCCCAGCTGTGACTTTGAAGTCAACGGCGCAGGCACCCTCTCGGCCCGGGACATGGAGCCGCTCCTTGCCCACCCAAGAGTGGCGGGGCTGGCGGAAGTCATGCGCATCCCGGATGTTCTCTCGGCCCGTCCGGAAATGATGGAAAAGCTGGCCGTGTTCCAAAGCGCCGGTCTGGTAATTGACGGTCATGCCCCTGCTCTGTCGGGACATCATCTGCAGGCTTACAAGGCAGCGGGGATCGAAAACGACCATGAAGCCATGACGGCGGAAGAAGCCATCGAACGGCTTCAGAATGGATTCACTCTGTTCATCCGGGAAGGAAGCGGCGCCCGGAACCTGGAGCCGCTGCTTGGCGGTCTGCTCAATGCCCATATGCCGCTGACCCGCTGCTGTTTCTGCACAGATGACAAGCACATCGAAGACATCCTCCAGGAAGGGACCATTGACTGGTGTCTTCGCAAAGCCGTGTCCCTTGGATGTCCGCCGGTGGAAGCCGTGAAAATGGCCACACTCAACCCGGCTGTCCATTATCACCTGAAAAACAAAGGCGCCATTGCCCCGGGATACGAAGCGGATCTGGTGGTCGTGGATGATCTCAAGGATTTCCGGATCCATGCGGTTTACAGGACCGGGCAGCCTGTGACGGAACCAGCCGCAGGTCCGGCTGTGACAGGACAGCTGGAAGACACCGTGCATCTGCCGGCATTCACAGCCCGCGACCTTGAGCAGGCACTGCGCAAAGACCAGGTGATTGGACTGGTGGATCATGAGCTGTATACACTCAATCTGCCGGCTTCCTCCCTGACAGCGGATGACCTGGCGTCCTGCAGTTATGTCTGCGCCATGGAGCGCTATGGCAAAACCGGGGAATATGCCTGCGGACTGCTCAAAGGATTCAATCTCAAAGGCGGAGCCCTGGCGGCGAGCTACGGACACGACAGTCACAACATCATTGCAGCGGGAGACAGCTTTGAGGATCTGGCTCTGGCAATCCACAAACTGGAGGAGATACATGGCGGGTATGTCCTGGTCCGGGAGGGCAGGATCGCTGCCACGCTGCCGCTTGACATCGGCGGGGTGATGAGCCGGGAGGATGCGCAGACGGTGGCCGATGCGGCACTGCGGATGAAGAAGCTGGCCCGGGATATGGGGGTATTGGAAGGGGTGGATCCTTTCGCCACGCTGTCCTTTCTGTCCCTGCCGGTGATTCCGGAGATCAGGATCACGCCCCAGGGCCTGTATGATGTGAAGAAACGACGGTTCCTGGATCGGGACTGA
- a CDS encoding glucose PTS transporter subunit IIA, with protein sequence MEQLDNIDLCKGTFVAGDQLQMIFGAGLVNAVYDVFSKYTHTENMSLTDIKEAGAKKHNPLQIAIKSLSDVFIEIMPGILAAALLLALTGVLNNLEFVQNNATLYAINRLVTIASAGIFDVLALAVCYSATRRCGGKPIPGIVMGAIMLSANLTNAYDAAQGLATPETLSLFGVSIELVGFQGGIIIALMMGHVTAKLDQFFDKKIPDAVKLLVSPLLTVLLSTLLLFTIVGPVRRTLSSWITTGLIWTTENLGVLGYMLFAGVQQIIVITGLHHIFGAIEAQLIADTGTNFLNPLMSVALMGQGGAVLGYLLLHWNNVRDREICIPSFLSTLFGISEPAIFGVNLCHKFPLIAGCLASAVSGAYVYLTHLTALGFGTTALPGLAIANPANNGYVNYIVAHLIALGPGILFTVLIGRFSKSEKEKKAQEKKLKEIPAVKAEPNVVYSPVKGKAAFITECSDPVFNQKRMGDGMVFMPEEGLIVSPVNGPVLMVFPTKHALGIRTEEGTELLIHMGRNTVSLEGRPFELYVGEGDTVKAGQKIARMDLKAIEAEGLSTETPVVITSMQPVTVQNTGTVNWGDSLMTITQKD encoded by the coding sequence ATGGAACAGCTTGACAACATCGACCTGTGCAAGGGCACCTTCGTCGCAGGCGACCAGCTCCAGATGATTTTCGGGGCAGGCCTGGTCAACGCTGTCTATGATGTGTTCTCGAAATACACCCATACCGAAAACATGTCCCTGACAGACATCAAGGAAGCGGGAGCCAAAAAGCACAATCCGCTGCAGATCGCCATCAAGTCCCTGTCGGATGTCTTCATTGAAATCATGCCCGGCATTCTGGCGGCAGCCCTGCTGCTTGCCCTGACGGGTGTGCTCAACAATCTGGAATTCGTCCAGAACAACGCCACGCTCTATGCCATCAACCGTCTTGTGACCATCGCTTCCGCCGGCATCTTCGATGTCCTTGCCCTGGCGGTCTGCTACTCCGCCACCAGGCGCTGCGGCGGCAAGCCCATTCCGGGCATCGTCATGGGCGCCATCATGCTGTCGGCGAACCTCACCAACGCCTACGATGCAGCCCAGGGACTGGCCACGCCGGAGACCCTGAGCCTGTTCGGGGTCTCCATTGAACTCGTGGGCTTCCAGGGCGGTATCATCATTGCCCTGATGATGGGCCACGTCACCGCGAAACTCGACCAGTTCTTCGACAAGAAGATCCCCGATGCAGTGAAACTGCTGGTGTCTCCCCTGCTGACCGTGCTGCTCTCCACCCTGCTTCTCTTCACCATTGTCGGACCTGTGCGCAGAACGCTCTCCAGCTGGATCACCACCGGCCTGATCTGGACCACGGAAAACCTGGGCGTCCTGGGCTACATGCTCTTTGCGGGTGTCCAGCAGATCATTGTCATTACCGGCCTGCACCACATCTTCGGCGCCATTGAAGCCCAGCTGATTGCAGACACCGGCACCAACTTCCTGAACCCGCTGATGTCTGTGGCCCTGATGGGCCAGGGCGGCGCGGTGCTTGGCTACCTGCTGCTGCACTGGAACAATGTCCGGGACCGGGAAATCTGCATTCCCTCCTTCCTGTCCACGCTCTTCGGGATCTCTGAACCGGCCATCTTCGGTGTCAACCTGTGCCACAAATTCCCGCTGATTGCCGGCTGTCTGGCCTCGGCGGTCTCCGGCGCCTATGTCTACCTGACACATCTGACGGCCCTGGGATTTGGCACCACGGCCCTGCCTGGTCTGGCCATTGCCAATCCCGCCAACAACGGCTATGTCAACTACATCGTTGCCCATCTCATCGCCCTGGGCCCGGGCATCCTGTTCACGGTGCTCATCGGCCGCTTCAGCAAGTCTGAAAAGGAGAAAAAGGCGCAGGAAAAGAAACTGAAGGAAATACCGGCTGTCAAAGCCGAACCCAATGTGGTGTACTCCCCTGTGAAGGGCAAGGCTGCCTTCATCACCGAGTGCTCGGATCCGGTGTTCAACCAGAAGAGAATGGGCGATGGCATGGTGTTCATGCCGGAGGAAGGGCTCATCGTCTCCCCGGTGAACGGTCCCGTCTTGATGGTCTTCCCGACGAAGCACGCCCTAGGCATCCGCACCGAGGAGGGCACGGAGCTGCTCATTCACATGGGTCGGAATACCGTGAGCCTGGAAGGCCGTCCCTTCGAGCTGTATGTGGGCGAAGGTGATACGGTCAAAGCCGGTCAGAAAATCGCCCGGATGGACCTGAAGGCCATCGAGGCGGAAGGCCTGTCCACAGAGACACCGGTGGTCATCACGTCCATGCAGCCGGTCACTGTCCAGAACACGGGGACCGTCAACTGGGGTGACTCGCTGATGACCATCACACAGAAGGACTGA
- the bsh gene encoding choloylglycine hydrolase, which translates to MCTSVLFRNGNHSFFGRNLDLQYQLANDVTVCPRNYVLPYHHLPDMPHHPAIVGMAITGYGYPLFFEGINEYGVGVASLNFPGYGQYAKQPVEGKTNVTSFELIPYLLSTCRSLEDAKRELENLNIVADAFNDRIQSVPLHWICCDQTGSIVVEMTAAGLHVYDNDLNVLANAPEYPTQAVNVANYLNLTPEYPHNRIMPDVTVPVYSSGMGSDGLPGGLDSMSRFVRAAFMLNSSKAADTEEATVNQFFRIMQTVEQIKGANREKDGFDEITNYTAGADLETMDFYWTTYDNQQINALHTRAQDLDSNTLLVYPVSHDQNIHWIG; encoded by the coding sequence ATGTGTACAAGTGTTTTATTTCGAAACGGGAACCACAGCTTCTTTGGCCGCAATCTGGATCTGCAGTATCAGCTGGCCAACGATGTGACAGTCTGCCCGAGAAACTATGTTCTGCCCTATCATCATCTTCCGGATATGCCCCACCATCCGGCCATCGTCGGCATGGCGATCACAGGTTATGGCTATCCGCTGTTTTTTGAAGGCATCAACGAGTATGGCGTCGGGGTGGCCAGCCTGAACTTTCCAGGTTATGGCCAGTATGCAAAGCAGCCGGTGGAAGGCAAGACCAATGTCACATCCTTCGAGCTGATTCCATACCTGCTCTCGACCTGCAGGAGCCTGGAGGATGCAAAGCGGGAGCTGGAAAATCTGAACATTGTGGCAGATGCCTTCAATGACAGGATCCAGTCCGTGCCCCTGCACTGGATCTGCTGCGACCAAACCGGCAGTATCGTGGTGGAAATGACAGCCGCTGGCCTGCATGTCTATGACAATGATCTGAACGTGCTCGCCAACGCACCGGAATATCCCACGCAGGCGGTGAATGTCGCCAATTACCTCAATCTGACACCCGAATATCCTCACAACCGCATAATGCCGGATGTGACTGTCCCGGTGTACAGTTCCGGGATGGGAAGCGACGGACTGCCCGGCGGCCTGGATTCCATGTCCCGCTTCGTACGGGCTGCGTTCATGCTCAACAGCTCCAAAGCTGCGGATACGGAAGAGGCCACAGTCAATCAGTTCTTCCGGATCATGCAGACGGTGGAGCAGATCAAGGGCGCCAACCGGGAAAAGGACGGCTTTGATGAAATCACGAACTACACAGCCGGGGCAGATCTGGAAACGATGGATTTCTACTGGACGACCTATGACAACCAGCAGATCAATGCGCTGCATACCCGGGCACAGGACCTGGATAGCAATACGCTGCTGGTCTATCCGGTCAGCCACGACCAGAACATTCACTGGATCGGCTGA
- a CDS encoding alpha-galactosidase — protein sequence MPISFKQTSMTFHLYNRELSYIIKILPEGIPVQLYFGAALPDRDNWDYLLEFAARPMSVNYSLDRTDMSLEHLRLEYPMSLSGDMRNGAADIRQKDGSRIAEFVYESHEIRDGKPSLEPLPACYVESADEACTLDLRLWDEKIRSRLVLSYTIYENRPVICRNARIENLGSEGYILDRMMSLSLDLPDDDWEQMVLAGAWARERNIEVHPLHTGVQSIYSLRGHSSHNYNPFLCLKRRETTEQAGECFGLSLVYSGNFLAETDVNTYHTTRVSMGIHPYTFSWPLQPGESFQTPEAVLVYAQKGLNAMSQAFHGLFRERLARGRFRDEPRPLLLNSWEGIYMDVDEARVLEMAQATADLGLEMFVLDDGWFKGRDTDSTSLGDWVTDSRKLPSGLGSLSRKVEDMGIQFGLWFEPEMISMDSDLYRSHPDWLMHTPGRRISTGRKQFVLDFANPEVVTYIGDTMEKILDEASISYIKWDMNRSLSEVYSLHYPADQQGTIYHRFILGVYALYDRLTKAHPEILFESCAAGGARFDPGMLYYAPQTWTSDDTDAVERLKIQYGTSMLYPISSMGSHVSAIPNHQLHRLTSLHMRFAVAIFGTFGYELDPLALTEEEKDEIRDQVRFMKKYRRLIQFGTFYRLQSPFAGTETAWMVVSEDKTQAIVGYYRVLQEINAPFRRLKLQGLTPDRLYAISGKEEQEYGIELQRAGLVLTDASASENRDGRNEGDYLARLFVLNAVD from the coding sequence ATGCCCATTTCTTTCAAACAGACATCCATGACATTTCACCTGTACAACAGGGAACTGAGCTATATCATCAAGATCCTGCCGGAAGGCATTCCCGTCCAGCTGTATTTCGGTGCCGCGCTGCCGGACAGGGACAACTGGGACTATCTGCTGGAGTTCGCCGCCAGGCCGATGTCGGTCAACTATTCCCTGGACCGCACAGACATGAGTCTGGAACACCTGCGGCTGGAGTACCCCATGTCCCTGTCCGGCGACATGCGAAACGGCGCTGCGGACATCCGCCAGAAAGACGGCAGCCGCATTGCGGAATTCGTCTACGAATCCCATGAGATCCGGGATGGCAAACCCTCGCTGGAGCCTCTGCCCGCCTGCTATGTGGAGTCAGCGGACGAAGCCTGCACGCTGGATCTAAGGCTGTGGGATGAAAAGATCCGGTCGCGGCTGGTGCTGTCCTATACCATCTATGAAAACCGGCCGGTGATCTGCCGCAATGCCCGGATCGAAAACCTGGGCAGCGAGGGCTATATCCTGGACCGGATGATGTCCCTGTCCCTGGACCTGCCGGACGACGACTGGGAACAGATGGTGCTGGCAGGTGCCTGGGCCCGGGAGCGGAACATTGAAGTGCATCCCCTGCACACCGGAGTGCAGTCCATTTACTCCCTCCGGGGCCATTCTTCCCACAACTACAATCCGTTCCTGTGCCTGAAGCGCCGGGAAACCACGGAACAGGCCGGCGAGTGCTTCGGCCTGTCCCTGGTGTATTCCGGCAACTTCCTGGCGGAGACAGATGTGAACACCTATCACACCACCCGGGTGTCCATGGGGATCCACCCCTATACCTTCTCCTGGCCCCTGCAACCGGGTGAGTCCTTCCAGACACCGGAGGCAGTGCTGGTCTATGCACAGAAGGGACTGAATGCCATGTCCCAGGCCTTCCACGGCTTGTTCCGCGAACGCCTGGCCCGGGGACGCTTCCGGGATGAACCCCGGCCGCTGCTCCTGAATTCCTGGGAAGGCATCTACATGGATGTGGATGAAGCCAGGGTCCTGGAGATGGCACAGGCCACCGCAGACCTGGGCCTGGAGATGTTCGTGCTGGACGACGGGTGGTTCAAGGGCCGCGACACTGATTCCACATCCCTGGGGGACTGGGTCACGGACAGCCGGAAACTGCCGTCCGGCCTGGGCAGCCTCAGCCGAAAGGTGGAGGATATGGGCATCCAGTTCGGGCTCTGGTTCGAGCCGGAGATGATTTCCATGGATTCGGATCTCTACCGCAGCCACCCGGACTGGCTCATGCACACACCGGGACGCCGGATTTCCACCGGCCGGAAACAGTTCGTGCTGGACTTCGCCAATCCAGAGGTCGTGACGTATATTGGCGATACCATGGAGAAGATCCTGGACGAAGCCAGCATTTCCTACATCAAGTGGGACATGAACCGGTCGCTCTCGGAGGTCTACTCCCTGCATTATCCTGCGGATCAGCAGGGGACGATCTATCACCGGTTCATTCTCGGGGTCTACGCCCTGTATGACCGCCTCACCAAAGCCCATCCGGAGATCCTCTTTGAATCCTGCGCTGCCGGCGGGGCGCGGTTCGATCCCGGTATGCTGTATTACGCTCCCCAGACCTGGACCAGCGACGACACCGATGCGGTGGAACGTCTGAAGATCCAGTATGGCACGAGCATGCTCTATCCGATCTCGTCCATGGGCTCCCATGTGTCTGCCATTCCTAACCACCAGCTGCACCGGCTGACGTCCCTGCATATGCGGTTTGCGGTCGCGATCTTCGGCACCTTTGGCTATGAACTGGACCCGCTGGCGCTGACAGAAGAGGAAAAAGACGAGATCCGGGACCAGGTGCGGTTCATGAAGAAATACCGGCGCCTGATCCAGTTCGGGACCTTCTACCGTCTGCAGTCTCCCTTTGCGGGAACGGAAACTGCCTGGATGGTGGTTTCAGAAGACAAAACCCAGGCAATCGTGGGCTATTACCGTGTGCTGCAGGAGATCAATGCACCCTTCCGCCGGCTGAAACTGCAGGGGCTGACTCCCGACAGGCTGTATGCCATTTCCGGAAAAGAAGAGCAGGAATACGGCATAGAGCTGCAGCGGGCCGGTCTGGTGCTGACGGATGCCTCTGCGTCCGAAAACCGGGATGGCCGCAACGAAGGGGATTACCTTGCACGGCTGTTTGTCCTGAACGCCGTGGACTGA
- the sfsA gene encoding DNA/RNA nuclease SfsA, with the protein MKIASGLVSAEFVSRPNRFVAQVLINSQPETVHVKNTGRCREILQPGTRVWLEPAAAGGSRKTRYSLIAAEKPGRRVINIDSSLPNRLMKDWLAASGEFDVVKPEAMCGGSRFDFYLEKDGRPVWMEVKGCTLEVDGQGFFPDAPTIRGTRHVRELTALRRQGIRTIVAFVIPVNGVTHVLANADHDPAFAASLQEAREAGVEIWHMACDVKPEEVSIIGRSVEQSPQAMVCRKDSQDTD; encoded by the coding sequence GTGAAGATCGCCAGTGGACTGGTATCAGCCGAGTTTGTCAGCCGGCCCAACCGTTTTGTGGCGCAGGTGCTTATAAACAGCCAGCCTGAAACCGTCCATGTGAAGAATACGGGACGCTGCAGGGAGATCCTGCAGCCCGGGACCCGGGTATGGCTGGAACCTGCCGCAGCAGGCGGAAGCCGGAAAACCCGGTATTCGCTGATTGCGGCCGAAAAACCGGGCCGGAGAGTGATCAACATCGATTCCTCGCTGCCCAACCGCCTCATGAAGGACTGGCTGGCGGCGAGTGGCGAGTTTGACGTGGTGAAGCCTGAAGCCATGTGCGGGGGATCGCGCTTTGACTTCTATCTGGAGAAGGATGGCAGACCGGTGTGGATGGAGGTCAAGGGCTGCACCCTGGAAGTGGATGGCCAGGGATTCTTTCCCGATGCGCCCACCATCCGCGGAACCAGGCATGTCAGGGAACTGACAGCTCTGAGAAGACAGGGAATCCGCACCATCGTGGCCTTTGTGATCCCTGTCAATGGTGTCACGCATGTGCTGGCCAACGCAGACCACGATCCGGCATTCGCCGCATCCCTGCAGGAGGCAAGGGAAGCCGGCGTGGAGATCTGGCATATGGCCTGTGATGTGAAGCCGGAGGAGGTTTCAATCATTGGCCGGTCGGTGGAACAGTCGCCACAAGCCATGGTCTGCCGGAAAGACAGCCAGGATACGGACTAA